The window TGCGGCGGCTGCGGGGGAGCCGCCTTGGCCTCAGGCTTCGGCGGCGGAGGCTTCTTGCTGGTGTCCTTCTTGAGAGCTTCCGCGATCGGATCGACCTTCGGCTCCGGCTTCTTCTGCTCGACCGGCTTCGGCTCGTCCTTCTTCTCCGCCTGCTTCGGCGGGTCGGGCTTTTTCTCGACCGGCTTTTCCACCGGCTTGGGTGGCGGTTCTGGAGCTGTTGCCGTCACCACTTGTTTCTTGTCGTCGATCTTGCCGACCTGATCGTCCAGTGGCGTGGCGTCGGCGACCTTCTCGACCAGCGGTTTCGGGTTTTCCTTCTTGCCGGACTTGGTGCCGGCGGTGATCTTGGACAATTGATCGGCGGAGATGATGTCAACCGGCATCGACTCGGTCGGAGCCGCCTCGAGCGACCGCGTCGAGAACGACACGACGCCCCAACCGAGCACAAGCAGATGCAAGCCCACCGAGGCCAGCAGCGTCTTGTCGATCTCGATCTTGCCGATCTTCACGTCAGGTCCCCTGCTCGACCTCTGTCACCAGCGCCACGCGCTTGAAGCCCGCCGCCGACAGCCGCCCCATCACTTTCATGACCGTCCCGTAGTCGACCTTGCGGTCGCCGCGCACGAATATACGCTCGTCCAGGCCGTTGCGGGCGTCGGTAACCGCCTTCAATTTGGGCACCAGCTCGTCGATCGGAATTGCGGTGTCGTTCAGGAACACCTCGCCCTTCAGATTCACCGACAGCGTCAGCGGCTCCTTGTCGTTGTCGAGGCTCTTGGCCTGGGTCTGCGGCAGGTCGAGCGGCACGCCCACAGTGAGCAGCGGCGCCGACACCATGAAGATGATCAGCAGCACCAGCATCACGTCGACCATCGGGGTGACGTTGATTTCGGCCATGACATTGGCGCGACGGTGACCGCGACCACGCCGCCGTCCGCCTCCACCCGCACCTGCTGCGCCCATCCCCATCTAGCGGCTACCTCTGGAAACACCCATCCCGGACCACCCCGGCACCCTTCGTACGGATTCCCCAACCACGCACAATCTCATGCACGTTCATCGATCTGTCGTGACAGAATCGCAGAGAATTCGTCGGCGAACCCCTCCAGGCGCTGGGCCTGCTTGTTCACCTCGGACGAGAACTTATTGTAGAAAATAGTCGCCGGGATGGCAGCGATAAGGCCGATTGCGGTAGCGAACAGCGCCTCCGCGATACCGGGCGCCACCACCGCCAGCGACGTGTTCTTGGAGGCAGCGATCGATTGGAAGCTCGACATGATGCCCCAGACGGTTCCAAACAGGCCGACAAACGGCCCCGCGGAGCCGACCGTCGCCAGCACCAGCAGCCGCCGTTCCAGCCGCTCGACCTCGCGGGCGATCGATACGTCCATGACCTTTTCGATCCGCATCTGCAGGCCGGCGAACGACTTGGCCTGGCTTTCGAACGAGCGTTTCCACTCGCGCATCGCCGCCACGAACAGCGCTGCCATCGAATGGGTCGGCTTGGCGGAGAGGCCGCGGTAAAGCTCCTCGATCGACTGCCCCGACCAGAACGCCTGCTCGAAACGATCCATCGCCCGCTTGGTGCGCGCAAACAGAAAAACTTTGTCGATCGCGATCGCCCAAACCCAGACGGAACACGCCAGAAGCCCCAGCATGACGCCTTTCACGATCCAGTGAGCCTGCCAGAACAGAGCGATCAACGACACGTCGGCCGAGGCCAT is drawn from Bradyrhizobium prioriisuperbiae and contains these coding sequences:
- a CDS encoding protein TolA; translated protein: MEIDKTLLASVGLHLLVLGWGVVSFSTRSLEAAPTESMPVDIISADQLSKITAGTKSGKKENPKPLVEKVADATPLDDQVGKIDDKKQVVTATAPEPPPKPVEKPVEKKPDPPKQAEKKDEPKPVEQKKPEPKVDPIAEALKKDTSKKPPPPKPEAKAAPPQPPQPKQDYKFDQTKIAALIDKRDPSRQSITGATLNASASLGTARGTAQTLSQSEMDAMRARLASLWNIQPGTEKPEELFVTVRIRLTPDRRLAGPPEVVSHGNSPRYQAAADAAVRAVLQGQPYNMLRDQTYEQWKFMDIDFDPKTMFRS
- the tolR gene encoding protein TolR — translated: MGMGAAGAGGGGRRRGRGHRRANVMAEINVTPMVDVMLVLLIIFMVSAPLLTVGVPLDLPQTQAKSLDNDKEPLTLSVNLKGEVFLNDTAIPIDELVPKLKAVTDARNGLDERIFVRGDRKVDYGTVMKVMGRLSAAGFKRVALVTEVEQGT
- the tolQ gene encoding protein TolQ, which gives rise to MNPADVAQSALPMASADVSLIALFWQAHWIVKGVMLGLLACSVWVWAIAIDKVFLFARTKRAMDRFEQAFWSGQSIEELYRGLSAKPTHSMAALFVAAMREWKRSFESQAKSFAGLQMRIEKVMDVSIAREVERLERRLLVLATVGSAGPFVGLFGTVWGIMSSFQSIAASKNTSLAVVAPGIAEALFATAIGLIAAIPATIFYNKFSSEVNKQAQRLEGFADEFSAILSRQIDERA